In the Malus domestica chromosome 16, GDT2T_hap1 genome, one interval contains:
- the LOC103452719 gene encoding uncharacterized protein yields MYAFEALGKFSVFRETPVSMAASSSLRTPFRIRPMSQNFISSKNLRRNRGMKCNCSSSGSGVDEKSAFSVTSSSKYEVDYLGEKTKGDLNVKMEHLQAFGIDGDVTLKGPIEEVARVEAEEAGDLLRDLGIPSPFSSRQSPRGIFCSRTLNLRSISAIGYDMDYTLMHYNVIAWEGRAYDYCMENLKKVGFPVDGLAFDPDLVIRGLVIDKENGNLVKADRFGYVKRAMHGTSMLSNRAVSEMYGRELVDLRKETRWEFLNTLFSVSEAVAYMQMVDRLDDGTIPAELGPLDYKGLYKAVGTALFWAHVEGQLKSEIMSKPELFVTPDPELPLALLDQKEAGKKLLLITNSDYHYTDKMMQHSFNRFLPNEMGWRDLFDIVIVSARKPEFFQMSHPMYEVVTGEGLMRPCFKAKTGGLYSGGSAQMVENSLNIHGDEILYVGDHIYTDVSQSKVHLRWRTALICRELEEEYSALIHSRGHRAALVDLINQKEVVGDLFNQLRLASQRRTKGRPAQTLAATNLDDQELSESMQKLLIVMQRLDQKIAPMLEADGELFNKRWGFLSRAGFWDKSHLMRQIEKYADIYTSRVSNFLHYTPFMYFRSQEQTLAHDSYSYYCSRFNGSAMDDEVNCMS; encoded by the exons ATGTACGCGTTCGAGGCGTTGGGGAAATTCTCAGTTTTCAGAGAGACCCCCGTTTCAATGGCGGCTTCCAGCTCTCTCAGAACCCCGTTTCGAATCCGACCCATGTCCCAGAACTTCATCAGCAGCAAGAATTTGCGCCGGAATCGTGGAATGAAGTGCAACTGCAGCAGCAGCGGCAGCGGCGTTGACGAGAAGTCAGCGTTTTCAGTGACTTCGTCGAGCAAGTATGAAGTGGATTACTTGGGAGAGAAAACCAAAGGAGATTTGAATGTGAAGATGGAGCATCTCCAGGCTTTTG GAATCGATGGTGATGTAACTTTGAAAGGTCCGATTGAGGAAGTTGCCAGAGTGGAGGCTGAAGAAGCTGGAGACTTGCTCAGAGACTTGGGTATTCCG AGCCCTTTTTCGTCGAGGCAATCACCTCGTGGCATTTTCTGTAGCCGCACATTGAATCTCCGATCAATCAGTGCCATCGGATATGATATGGACTACACCTTGATGCATTATAACGTGATT GCTTGGGAAGGGAGGGCTTATGATTACTGTATGGAAAATTTAAAGAAAGTGGGATTCCCTGTTGACGGTCTTGCATTTGACCCTGACTTG GTTATTAGAGGCCTCGTCATAGACAAAGAGAACGGAAACTTGGTGAAGGCTGATCGATTTGGTTATGTTAAGAGGGCTATGCATGGCACATCCATGCTATCTAATCGAGCTGTAAG TGAGATGTACGGGAGGGAACTGGTGGACCTCCGGAAGGAAACTCGGTGGGAATTCCTTAATACACTGTTCTCTGTCTCAGAAGCTGTGGCTTATATGCAG ATGGTTGACAGATTGGATGATGGAACCATACCCGCAGAACTTGGTCCACTTGATTATAAAGGGCTCTATAAG GCTGTTGGAACAGCCCTCTTCTGGGCACATGTCGAGGGTCAACTAAAG AGCGAGATAATGTCTAAGCCTGAACTGTTTGTGACGCCTGATCCAGAATTGCCACTAGCGCTTTTGGATCAAAAAGAG GCTGGTAAAAAGCTTCTGCTCATTACCAACTCAGATTATCATTACACCGACAAAATGATGCAGCATTCCTTCAACAGATTTCTTCCCAATGAGATGGGTTGGAGGGATCTATTTGACATT GTAATAGTCTCTGCAAGGAAGCCAGAGTTCTTCCAAATGTCACACCCAATGTATGAGGTAGTGACGGGTGAGGGCCTCATGCGTCCATGCTTCAAGGCTAAAACAG GGGGATTGTATTCAGGAGGTAGTGCTCAGATGGTTGAGAATTCCCTAAATATCCACGGAGATGAGATACTATATGTTGGTGATCATATCTACACCGATGTAAGTCAATCCAAAGTTCATCTGCGATGGCGAACAGCATTGATTTGTCGAGAATTGGAAGAAGAG TATAGTGCTTTGATTCATAGCCGGGGTCATAGAGCAGCACTAGTAGATCTTATAAATCAAAAGGAGGTCGTAGGGGATCTTTTCAACCAACTTCGGCTCGCCTCACAAAGGCGAACTAAAGGGCGTCCTGCTCAA ACCCTTGCTGCAACAAACTTGGATGATCAAGAACTCTCAGAAAGCATGCAAAAGCTACTTATTGTTATGCAACGACTAGACCAGAAAATTGCTCCGATGCTAGAAGCAGATGGAGAGCTCTTCAACAAAAG GTGGGGATTTCTTTCACGTGCAGGGTTCTGGGATAAAAGCCATTTGATGAGGCAAATCGAGAA GTATGCTGATATATATACCTCTAGGGTGTCCAATTTCCTACATTATACACCGTTCATGTATTTCCGCTCGCAGGAACAG ACGCTTGCTCATGATTCGTATTCATACTACTGTTCGAGGTTTAATGGATCTGCCATGGACGACGAGGTGAACTGTATGTCGTAA
- the LOC103452718 gene encoding protein TRIGALACTOSYLDIACYLGLYCEROL 4, chloroplastic-like yields the protein MEMKKLRWAMDGSFWDLDMSTPRTLDGLVRPVPGDPLPLGLTRGAKLSRPNQIDFMQRFMPSPLVPSYAPANGFTLQRVLTLPIGDNWFGTFLGQFNVQRFISAVKKSGKEAPPDSVSSWMQSIGTHLREKSLYALSFCSEFWLTPDDTLVLSVDGYGDDKKPRKKALFQHKFPHHNLTVEAVWPGLFVDKPGNYWDVPFSMSLDLASVASDSGASYHVCARHNSGTPDRFDGGQSDGVPATLLPGLSVTSAFSFKKNFELWRSHAQKLRMVQPFDIFLSNPHVSASGIIGPLHLQNYTGS from the exons ATGGAGATGAAGAAGCTGAGATGGGCAATGGACGGCAGCTTCTGGGACCTCGACATGTCGACACCGAGGACCCTCGACGGACTGGTCCGGCCGGTTCCCGGCGATCCACTTCCTCTGGGCCTCACCCGTGGCGCCAAGCTCTCCAGGCCCAACCAAATCGACTTCATGCAGCGGTTCATGCCCTCCCCCTTGGTCCCTTCCTACGCCCCCGCCAACGGCTTCACTCTCCAGCGAGTCCTCACCCTACCCATTGGCGACAATTG GTTCGGGACGTTTCTGGGTCAGTTCAATGTGCAGCGGTTCATCTCCGCCGTGAAAAAGAGCGGGAAGGAGGCGCCGCCGGACTCTGTATCTTCGTGGATGCAAAGCATTGGAACCCACCTGCGTGAGAAGTCGTTGTACGCCCTTTCTTTCTGCTCTGAGTTTTGGCTAACACCCGATGACACATTGGTTTTGAGTGTGGACGGTTATGGCGATGACAAGAAGCCCCGAAAGAAAGCACTTTTTCAGCACAAG TTTCCTCATCATAATTTGACAGTGGAGGCAGTTTGGCCCGGACTTTTCGTTGACAAACCCGGAAACTATTGGGATGTGCCATTCTCAATGTCACTTGATCTGGCTTCGGTTGCTTCTGACTCCGGTGCCAGTTATCATGTATGTGCACGTCATAATTCAGGGACTCCTGACCGGTTTGACGGTGGTCAGAGCGATGGAGTTCCTGCTACTCTGCTTCCTGGTTTGTCTGTCACAAGTGCATTTTCCTTTAAGAAGAACTTTGAGCTTTGGAGGAGTCATGCTCAGAAGTTGAGAATGGTCCAACCATTTGATATATTCCTTTCGAATCCTCATGTTTCGGCTTCAGGGATTATTGGTCCACTGCATTTGCAGAATTATACAGGTAGTTGA
- the LOC103452722 gene encoding uncharacterized protein isoform X1: MAAKKVIAICQLGGEFVTNNDGSLSYSGGDAHAIGIDEKALLGDFKSEIADVFNCSADTLSIKYFLPGNQKTLITISKDKDLQRMVNFLGDTNTVYVFVMTEEAGIRNLSNMPASRSSRTTVSEAVVPIVDPVDMRVDTDNTDNADGQIDMELQEIPLVSVPGCSSDDKHHKAAQQWENTITGVDQRFNSFSEFREALHKFSIAHGFAYRYKKNDSHRVTVKCKGQNCPWRIYASRLSTTQLICIKKMNTDHTCEGAAVKAGYRATRGWVGSIIKEKLKVSPDYKPKAIAEDIKREYGIQLNYSQAWRAKEIAREQLQGSYKEAYNQLPYFCEKIKETNPGSFASFATKEDSSFHRFFVSFRASIVGFKEGCRPLIFLDSAPLNSKYQGVLLAATTADADDGVFPVAFSIVDAETDENWHWFLLELKSAVTISQPITFVADFQNGLKNSLPEVFDKCYHCYCLRHLAEKLNKDLKGQFSHEARRFMISDFYAAAYAPTREAFQHSVDNIKNISPDAYNWVIQSEPVQWANAFCGGGRYNHMTSNFGQQFYSWVSEAHELPITQMIDVLRGNTMQAFYSRGVESSQWVTSLTPSKEEKLQKETEIARSLQVLLSHGSTFEVRGESVDSVDIDHWDCTCKGWQLTGLPCCHAVAVFITIGRNPYDYCSRYFTVESYRLTYAESIHPVPNVDRPHTDESNQAVVTVTPPPTRRPPGRPKMKQTESDDIIKRQLQCSKCKGLGHNKKTCKDSSIV, from the exons ATGGCTGCAAAGAAGGTTATAGCAATATGTCAATTGGGCGGAGAATTTGTGACGAATAATGATGGAAGTTTATCGTACTCTGGAGGTGATGCTCATGCGATTGGCATTGATGAGAAAGCACTGCTTGGTGATTTCAAGTCTGAAATAGCGGATGTGTTTAATTGTAGTGCTGATACATTGTCCATCAAGTACTTCCTTCCTGGCAATCAGAAGACTCTCATTACGATCTCTAAAGACAAGGACTTGCAACGTATGGTCAATTTTCTGGGGGATACAAACACTGTCTATGTTTTTGTCATGACAGAGGAAGCTGGTATTCGAAATTTGTCCAACATGCCTGCTAGTAG GTCAAGCAGGACAACTGTATCGGAAGCAGTGGTTCCTATTGTTGATCCTGTTGATATGCGAGTTGATACCGACAATACTGACAATGCTGATGGCCAGATTGATATGGAACTCCAAGAAATCCCTTTGGTTTCTGTTCCTGGCTGTTCCAGTGATGATAAGCATCATAAAGCTGCACAACAGTGGGAAAACACCATCACCGGTGTGGACCAAAGGTTTAATAGTTTTAGCGAATTCCGAGAAGCATTGCATAAGTTTTCAATTGCGCATGGATTTGCTTATAGGTATAAGAAAAATGACAGTCACCGTGTCACTGTCAAATGCAAAGGTCAAAATTGCCCATGGAGGATATATGCATCAAGGTTGTCTACTACCCAGTTGATTTGTATCAAGAAAATGAACACAGATCATACATGTGAAGGAGCTGCTGTGAAAGCTGGGTATCGGGCTACGAGAGGTTGGGTGGGAAGTATCATAAAAGAGAAGTTGAAAGTTTCCCCAGACTACAAGCCAAAGGCTATAGCAGAGGACATTAAGCGAGAGTACGGgattcaattgaattattctcaGGCATGGCGTGCCAAAGAGATTGCCAGGGAGCAGCTTCAAGGCTCCTATAAAGAGGCCTATAATCAGTTGCCATATTTCTGCGAGAAGATAAAAGAAACTAATCCAggaagttttgcttcatttgcAACTAAGGAAGACTCGAGCTTCCATCGTTTCTTTGTATCTTTCCGTGCATCAATTGTGGGTTTCAAAGAAGGTTGCCGCCCTCTAATTTTTCTTGATAGTGCTCCTCTGAACTCAAAATATCAAGGAGTTTTGTTGGCTGCAACAACTGCAGATGCTGATGATGGTGTGTTTCCAGTAGCATTTTCTATTGTGGATGCTGAGACTGATGAGAACTGGCATTGGTTCTTACTAGAACTGAAATCGGCAGTGACAATATCTCAGCCGATCACATTTGTAGCAGATTTTCAGAATGGATTGAAAAATTCATTGCCCGAGGTATTTGATAAATGTTACCACTGCTATTGTTTGAGGCATCTTGCTGAAAAACTTAACAAGGACTTGAAGGGGCAATTTTCTCACGAGGCAAGACGATTCATGATAAGTGATTTTTATGCGGCTGCTTATGCACCCACTCGGGAGGCTTTCCAGCACAGTGTTGAcaacataaaaaatatttcaccGGATGCTTACAATTGGGTCATACAAAGTGAGCCAGTGCAGTGGGCTAATGCATTCTGCGGAGGAGGCAGGTACAACCACATGACATCAAACTTCGGACAGCAGTTCTACAGTTGGGTATCAGAGGCGCATGAGTTGCCAATTACGCAGATGATTGATGTATTACGAGGCAATACGATGCAAGCCTTCTATTCACGCGGGGTGGAGTCCAGTCAGTGGGTGACAAGTTTAACACCATCAAAGGAGGAAAAGCTTCAAAAGGAAACGGAAATTGCTCGATCACTTCAAGTGTTACTCTCACATGGTAGTACATTCGAGGTTCGTGGAGAATCTGTCGACAGTGTTGACATCGACCATTGGGATTGCACCTGTAAGGGATGGCAACTCACTGGTCTTCCTTGCTGCCATGCTGTTGCTGTCTTTATAACTATTGGCAGGAACCCTTATGATTACTGCTCCAGATACTTCACAGTGGAGAGTTACCGTTTAACTTATGCAGAATCAATTCACCCTGTTCCGAATGTAGACAGACCACACACAGATGAATCAAACCAAGCAGTAGTTACTGTTACCCCTCCGCCCACCAGGCGGCCGCCAGGGCGGCCAAAGATGAAGCAGACGGAATCAGACGACATAATAAAACGTCAACTGCAATGTAGCAAGTGCAAGGGGCTCGGCCACAATAAGAAGACATGTAAAGATTCTAGCATTGTTTAA
- the LOC103452722 gene encoding uncharacterized protein isoform X2: MRVDTDNTDNADGQIDMELQEIPLVSVPGCSSDDKHHKAAQQWENTITGVDQRFNSFSEFREALHKFSIAHGFAYRYKKNDSHRVTVKCKGQNCPWRIYASRLSTTQLICIKKMNTDHTCEGAAVKAGYRATRGWVGSIIKEKLKVSPDYKPKAIAEDIKREYGIQLNYSQAWRAKEIAREQLQGSYKEAYNQLPYFCEKIKETNPGSFASFATKEDSSFHRFFVSFRASIVGFKEGCRPLIFLDSAPLNSKYQGVLLAATTADADDGVFPVAFSIVDAETDENWHWFLLELKSAVTISQPITFVADFQNGLKNSLPEVFDKCYHCYCLRHLAEKLNKDLKGQFSHEARRFMISDFYAAAYAPTREAFQHSVDNIKNISPDAYNWVIQSEPVQWANAFCGGGRYNHMTSNFGQQFYSWVSEAHELPITQMIDVLRGNTMQAFYSRGVESSQWVTSLTPSKEEKLQKETEIARSLQVLLSHGSTFEVRGESVDSVDIDHWDCTCKGWQLTGLPCCHAVAVFITIGRNPYDYCSRYFTVESYRLTYAESIHPVPNVDRPHTDESNQAVVTVTPPPTRRPPGRPKMKQTESDDIIKRQLQCSKCKGLGHNKKTCKDSSIV, from the coding sequence ATGCGAGTTGATACCGACAATACTGACAATGCTGATGGCCAGATTGATATGGAACTCCAAGAAATCCCTTTGGTTTCTGTTCCTGGCTGTTCCAGTGATGATAAGCATCATAAAGCTGCACAACAGTGGGAAAACACCATCACCGGTGTGGACCAAAGGTTTAATAGTTTTAGCGAATTCCGAGAAGCATTGCATAAGTTTTCAATTGCGCATGGATTTGCTTATAGGTATAAGAAAAATGACAGTCACCGTGTCACTGTCAAATGCAAAGGTCAAAATTGCCCATGGAGGATATATGCATCAAGGTTGTCTACTACCCAGTTGATTTGTATCAAGAAAATGAACACAGATCATACATGTGAAGGAGCTGCTGTGAAAGCTGGGTATCGGGCTACGAGAGGTTGGGTGGGAAGTATCATAAAAGAGAAGTTGAAAGTTTCCCCAGACTACAAGCCAAAGGCTATAGCAGAGGACATTAAGCGAGAGTACGGgattcaattgaattattctcaGGCATGGCGTGCCAAAGAGATTGCCAGGGAGCAGCTTCAAGGCTCCTATAAAGAGGCCTATAATCAGTTGCCATATTTCTGCGAGAAGATAAAAGAAACTAATCCAggaagttttgcttcatttgcAACTAAGGAAGACTCGAGCTTCCATCGTTTCTTTGTATCTTTCCGTGCATCAATTGTGGGTTTCAAAGAAGGTTGCCGCCCTCTAATTTTTCTTGATAGTGCTCCTCTGAACTCAAAATATCAAGGAGTTTTGTTGGCTGCAACAACTGCAGATGCTGATGATGGTGTGTTTCCAGTAGCATTTTCTATTGTGGATGCTGAGACTGATGAGAACTGGCATTGGTTCTTACTAGAACTGAAATCGGCAGTGACAATATCTCAGCCGATCACATTTGTAGCAGATTTTCAGAATGGATTGAAAAATTCATTGCCCGAGGTATTTGATAAATGTTACCACTGCTATTGTTTGAGGCATCTTGCTGAAAAACTTAACAAGGACTTGAAGGGGCAATTTTCTCACGAGGCAAGACGATTCATGATAAGTGATTTTTATGCGGCTGCTTATGCACCCACTCGGGAGGCTTTCCAGCACAGTGTTGAcaacataaaaaatatttcaccGGATGCTTACAATTGGGTCATACAAAGTGAGCCAGTGCAGTGGGCTAATGCATTCTGCGGAGGAGGCAGGTACAACCACATGACATCAAACTTCGGACAGCAGTTCTACAGTTGGGTATCAGAGGCGCATGAGTTGCCAATTACGCAGATGATTGATGTATTACGAGGCAATACGATGCAAGCCTTCTATTCACGCGGGGTGGAGTCCAGTCAGTGGGTGACAAGTTTAACACCATCAAAGGAGGAAAAGCTTCAAAAGGAAACGGAAATTGCTCGATCACTTCAAGTGTTACTCTCACATGGTAGTACATTCGAGGTTCGTGGAGAATCTGTCGACAGTGTTGACATCGACCATTGGGATTGCACCTGTAAGGGATGGCAACTCACTGGTCTTCCTTGCTGCCATGCTGTTGCTGTCTTTATAACTATTGGCAGGAACCCTTATGATTACTGCTCCAGATACTTCACAGTGGAGAGTTACCGTTTAACTTATGCAGAATCAATTCACCCTGTTCCGAATGTAGACAGACCACACACAGATGAATCAAACCAAGCAGTAGTTACTGTTACCCCTCCGCCCACCAGGCGGCCGCCAGGGCGGCCAAAGATGAAGCAGACGGAATCAGACGACATAATAAAACGTCAACTGCAATGTAGCAAGTGCAAGGGGCTCGGCCACAATAAGAAGACATGTAAAGATTCTAGCATTGTTTAA